The Candidatus Eisenbacteria bacterium genome includes the window GCTCCACCTTCTTGTACGGAACAAGCGCCGAGAGGACGAGGAAGTAGTCCTCCCGCGGGAGATCGCTCCGAAACCGCGCGACGTCGACGGGCGGATGCACGACCTCTGCCTCGCGTCCGTACGCTCTTTGAATGCGCGAGGCGATGTGCGCGGAGTTCGCGACGAAACGATCGACGCGCGAGGCGGTCCTCGCGTCCCATCGCCGGAGAGACTCCGCGACCCGCGGCATCAGGAGGCGCGTCAAGCGTCCCGTCCGCGGAGCCGCGAAGTAGTCGTCATAGAACTCCCAGACGTAGCGCATCGGCGTGTGGCAATAGCAGACATGCCGGCGGCCGCGCCCCGCCGCCGCGCCCTTCGCCACGCAGTGACTCGACGACAGAACGAAGTCGAAACCCGAGAGATCGAAACGCTCGATCGCGAACGGGAAGAGCGGGAGGTACCGCTGGTGAAACGAGCGCGCGCCCGGAAGATTCCCGATGAACGAGGTGCGAATCTTCATCGACTCGATCCTCTTCGAGACGCGCCCCGGAAGATGGAGAAGCGTGAAGAGGGTCGCTTCGGGAAGGAGCTCGCAAAAGACATCGAGACACCACTCCCCCCCGCGCATCCCCGTGAGCCAATCGTGAACGAGGGCGACGCGGCGCCCGGCGAAGGGGAGCCGTTCTCTAGCCGTGGCCGATCACCTCCTCGTAGACGCGCAGCGTTTGCTCCGCGGCGGCGCGCCAC containing:
- a CDS encoding glycosyltransferase — protein: MRGGEWCLDVFCELLPEATLFTLLHLPGRVSKRIESMKIRTSFIGNLPGARSFHQRYLPLFPFAIERFDLSGFDFVLSSSHCVAKGAAAGRGRRHVCYCHTPMRYVWEFYDDYFAAPRTGRLTRLLMPRVAESLRRWDARTASRVDRFVANSAHIASRIQRAYGREAEVVHPPVDVARFRSDLPREDYFLVLSALVPYKKVE